A window of Rhizobium sp. CC-YZS058 genomic DNA:
GTCACGGTCTCGAACAGCTCGTCGAGGGTGCCGAAGCCGCCGGGGAAGACGGTGACCGCCTTGGCCCGCACGAGGAAATGCATCTTGCGAATGGCGAAGTAATGGAAGTTGAAGGAGAGCTCCGGCGTCACATAGGCGTTTGGAGCCTGTTCGTGCGGCAGCACGACGTTGAGGCCGATCGAGGGAGCGCCGACATCGGCAGCGCCGCGATTGCCCGCTTCCATCACGCCCGGGCCGCCGCCGGTGACGATGACGAAATCCTTATAGCCGGACTGCGCTGCATGGCGCGAGCAGATCTGCGCGAACTTGCGGGCTTCGTCATAATAGACCGATGCCGCTTCCAGGCTGGCGCGCTGCACCTCGTTCTTTGCCGCCCGGGCGGCCTGCCCCGGCGCCGGAATGCGGGCGCCGCCGAACATGACGACGGTGGAGGTGATGCCGCGCTCGGTCAGCGCCATTTCGGTTTTCAGAAG
This region includes:
- a CDS encoding LOG family protein, which encodes MARMKKRNLRRKDGAWDALADSGEAKNRAAGVPATPQSVSPSYRLAYADDEFLCREELRPIRLQLELLKTEMALTERGITSTVVMFGGARIPAPGQAARAAKNEVQRASLEAASVYYDEARKFAQICSRHAAQSGYKDFVIVTGGGPGVMEAGNRGAADVGAPSIGLNVVLPHEQAPNAYVTPELSFNFHYFAIRKMHFLVRAKAVTVFPGGFGTLDELFETVTLMQTGRMALVPLILFGESFWRSIIDFDALARFGTIAPGDVDLMHFVETADEAWAIIERFYASVDPASLPLATLDR